DNA sequence from the Capsicum annuum cultivar UCD-10X-F1 unplaced genomic scaffold, UCD10Xv1.1 ctg46565, whole genome shotgun sequence genome:
ACTGGACAAGTCACGACTAAGGTAGACGTGTATGCATTTGGAGTTGTTCTAATGGAGATCCTAACTGGTAGAAAAGCATTAGACGAGACCTTGCCAGATGAGAGGTCCCATTTGATCTCTTGGCTTCGCAGGGTCCTAGTCAACAAAGACAACCTCCAAAAGGCTATTGACCCAACACTCGATCCCAACTAGGAAACATACGAGGGCGTTTGTAAGGTCGCCGAGTTAACAGGCCGTTGATATGGGACATGTCGTTATTGTACTTGCCCTCCTCATAGACCTATGGAAGCCTACGAGAAATGAAGACGAAGACAGTGGCATCGACCTCCGTATGAACCTTCCTCAAATCCTTCAAAGATGGCAAGCTGATGAAGGAGCTTCAAGAATGTTCGACGACTTCTCCTACACTCAAACATAGTCAAGCATACACGACTTCTCCTACACTCAAACACAGTCAAGCATTCCCTCAAAACCTTCCGAATTTGCAGATAGCTTTAACTCAACAGATTGCAGATGACAGAAAGATGATAGAAAGGCAATGCATATGGGGGTAACAGATCAAGAAAGGCCCACAAATTCATTTGGTTTCTTCTTAACAATGCTTTTACTTTGTCTTCATATAGTTTTATTTGGCTGGACAACGAGTATTCTCTAT
Encoded proteins:
- the LOC124892393 gene encoding receptor-like kinase TMK4: MRAKVADFGLVKNALDGKYSVETWLAGTFDYLAPEYAATGQVTTKVDVYAFGVVLMEILTGRKALDETLPDERSHLISWLRRAVDMGHVVIVLALLIDLWKPTRNEDEDSGIDLRMNLPQILQRWQADEGASRMFDDFSYTQT